The nucleotide sequence CTGTCCCGTTACTTACCTTAAAAAATGACGGCAATACCATGCCCTGCGTCAGTGCTTAAAAAAAATCTACTGCCTGATTGTTAACTAAAAACAAAACCAGCTAGGCTAATTACAAAATTAACTAGCGTTATACAGTACCGGTTCAGTGATGGGAAATTAGCAGTAAACTAAATGTAAAAACTGCTAACCAGTACCTAGTTGGTTTTTAGGCTAGAGCGGCCAGTAGTGATGTTCGTCACTATTTTGGAATCTGAAGCCCAATGTTTGAATTGATTCCAAGACTCAGAGACAGGCAATTTACCGACGGTCAAAAAGTTATTGTGAGCACACTACCAGTACCTTCCGAGCAGTACCGGTATCCCTGGGCACACCACAACTTGTCTTGTCTTTTTACGCCTGTGCATTGCCACAAATTTATTATATACTTTCAGTATCTATACTTTCACGGTacttattttatcaaaaaaaataaacattcatcCCGTTGTTCAACTCAAAACTCGGCCCCGACAAAATTGCTTCATTTGGAAGATGACAATTTGCGCGCCTTTTTGATACCACATGTGGCGCtaacgatttaaaatgaaaaaggggTTAATTCGAACGAAAGTCGGTActatgaatttaaaataaaattacacaaaaaaaaaattaacttttgaCTTAATTAAATGATATTGTTCATTAATATGTGATATACCGGTACGTAATCGACACAAAATACCATAACTTAACAAGGAAATTAGCAATGAATCAAATAGGAAATTGTCGATATCGTGAGAAACGAACATATGGCCGTAATTACTTTCTGATAGAAAGTAGGTGACAGAAGCTCATGAATTTACAAGTTGCCCTTCATATTCTCTGAAAGAGCTGCTAATTTTGCCGAAATCAACATTTTTATTGATAAATCTTTTTTACTGCGTCATTCGCTACGGTCGAGTAGGCGGTTGCATAACAAATCATTATGAATGACATAACGAAATCCTTCAGGACAAAAACATTACGTAAGGTAAGCATGCGTGATTTTATAATAGACTTGCTGAATCACAGTTAGTGCGCACAATTTTGTAAGGCTTCGTATTTACCAACCTCAGTAGGTTTGTTATTATGCAGTAGAGTTTCTTCAGGTGAGCTGATACTTATTCTACGCCATTATAAAATGTAGATCCCATtcttatcaaatattttatggcCTGTTATGCTAATTATACAGtcgaaaaagggtttgaattttTTGTCCGAAATTAGATAATTTGacggggtctagtatagtttagtaccacaagtacttgcAGTTGGCGTAtgcgaattttgcatatgttattcctaaccctcacctgactatgccatccgaAAATTACGCCGATACGACGTCACAAACCTGCAAACACATCATACGGTAGGGCTTGCCAAAGTACTTACGGTATATAGTATAAGCAGTAGTACTTATACTACTATAAGTAAGTACCGGTATAAGCACTtttggtgacgtagtcaggtgggggttaggattggcatatgcaaaaattgttgagccaggccaactagaagtgcatgtggtactaaactataccagacccattTGACGGCACAACCGCCAAGCAAAAGTAACTTATTCTATAGTCTTCTTATTATAGTACAGTAGTACGGTTGCACCAACCATGATCgtaaaaaaataatacttttaaaCAAATTCTGATTCGCAGTTGACTATCAGTAGTCTCCGCTCAGTCACTAACTCAAGATTTGTACAGCACCATACCTCGACAAAGTTCCTGTTTTTGATACCGGTAccgcaattttattttaaatagtaAATGCACATACAATGAAAATGTGTGTTAGATATGCATATTGATAGTGTAATGTGTATATTGAATCTGATATAAACAATGGACCTTTTTGTGCTGTACTGGTACCGGTGTCTGGGAAGTATAAACAAAGACTAGAAGTggattttttcaacaaattttggTAGCCTTCAAGCAGTTTCTAAACTGAGCCAGTGTTAGGTAAAAACCCAAAGTTAATTTGAGTCAGGTTATCTTAGTCACAAGTCAAGTGTGTCATTGGCAATTGATAGAGTAGGAGACATTTCATTCAAATGACTCaaagtttttgataaaaatggCCACATGCTATGTCAATAACTCAAACCTCCCAACATTGGCTAGTATTCTGGTATTACAAAGTACTGGCATGCATTTACCTTGATTGAGCCATGGATAAGAGTGTGGAATAGTTCTAGATTTTTATAACTGATTACTTgcttccaattttttcatttcccaAACTGCTTTTTAGTTTTGTTGTAACATATTATCTGAATGAACTCACAACCCTTTTCTGTAACATTTTTGTGTCTGAATCACAACCAAATTTATTGTCATTTTTTACCCGAGGCCTAATGTGTGcctcattcatttttatcactTGAGCCTCTTTCTGCTGTAGGCTACATCATGTCCATTTATAAATGTAATCATATGCGTGTTATTTTACTATCACacataaatacagaaatagcaCAAACTTACTATAGTAAATATTGTGTAGCGAAAAATTCCTAAATTCTATATTAGGCCTATATCTACGTATATATAAATCTTTGTTTCATAGATGGTTCAACTGACAAGAGCGTTATTGTTCATAAATCTGCTGAGACGGTCAAGCTTTTGTGTTATGGGAGAAAATTTATCTACTGGACAAGTGAGTGTTAGATTTATTTCAATCTCGCGAAGTGAACGCCGTAAATGCTTAATTAAcaccaaacaaaaatgtgatggaAAATCCGacacaaattttcatttttgaataaagttCCATTTTGTGCGAACACAATACTATATTTGCCATGGGGCATACATGCTTAGTCTAAAGTTCAGTTGGTTTGATTTGAACTGAACCGATGTTTTAAGCCGTGTCATGCAGCAGTGCAGACTTTTTTATAAATACATTGAAGtttcacatcacattttcaTCACACATGACATCTCAACCTAAGgcaaatataataaagaaaatttgttCAGAAATTTGGTGTTGTTGCAAGAACGGAATAGTTCTTATGACATAATATTATCTGCATTGCagctcaaattttttttattagttcaGGTTTGTTCATAATGGAAAATCAAAACTACTAGGATATTGAAATAGctcatatttttgatattaaatttatgGAATCttatcaattttgaatatttggttAATTTTGGACCCTGCTTGGATGTACTTCTGAGATTTGAgtagaatttgaatatttcattttttcatcagGGAATCACAACAACTAGTGACGCAGATATGCATGCAGTTAATGGAAACCCCCTCAAGGCTCCGTTCCCTGACAATACACGGATGGCCATGTTTGGTAAGCATATTTATTTGTCATGTAGATTAGTGTAGGATTCATTTTACTATTGTCCTGGGAAGATTTTATGCGTAATTATGCACAGTTTCTCATCCAGTCACGGCCCGTGTATAAATGTTAATGTGTATCTACTAGTGCATAATGTGCAACTAATATAATTCTATATTGTATTACTCTTCTTtttttttgagtgagtgcctgtaactttgttcagagatgagtcaccttacttctgagtgaagGCACGTAACTTtgtcttctgagtgagtgccagtgatgtaaattttttttttcgagtgagagcctgtaacttttctcagagatgagccttcattacttctgagtgagtgcccttaCTTCGCTCAAacatgagtctcctttacttctgagtgagtgactgtaactttgctcagagatgaacCTTCAttacttccgagtgagtgcctgtaactttgcttagagatgaatcttttttacttccgagtgagtgcccgtaactttgctcagaaatgagttCCCTTTACTTTTGAATGATCTAGCATTGAACGTATAGCCCAATTAAAAAGGTCTGAAATTCCATTCTATTATCCACACAGGCATGGGATGTTTCTGGGGAGCAGAGAGAAAATTCTGGCAATTAGAAGGAGTCTATTCAACACAAGTTGGGtaagaattcaatttttaacaatttcggctttttcatatttttcactcTTGAACAAGGACGTGTACACCAGAAATTTTCCAGTTATCCAGAATGGTAgtcatatatattaaaatttactgGAGGGAGTCCGAGTTTGTTTCTAAAATTTTTGGTCTTTGGAATTAGATTTGATTTTTATGATTCTCAGTTCTGTATTCAACTGTTTcttatcttttatttttttgctatcAGATATTCAGCGGGGCACACCAAGAATCCGACATATAGAGAAGTTTGTTCAAGCATGACTGGACACAACGAAGTCGTCAGAGTGGTCTACGAGCCAGAGAAAATTTCTTATGGGGGTTTATTGAAGGTATTTACAATACACGTATTTACTCGAAATCACGCCTATATCGCAAATAGGCCGACTTCCTAAAAACAGCCTTAAAAcggcgattttataaaaaatcgcacaTAAGCCGGTCCTACGAATCGTGACACGCCGGACACCTCAAGAAAAACGTagaaagagaacaaaattactgtaacgcaAACATTTTTCACGTTTATCATTTCTGCGTGTTAGCGAGGGCGGTAGGTGGATTATTACCCGTAAgttatgttaaataaaagtctatattgcttttcagtTAGTCGTGATTGTGTCGGGAGTTTAAAATAGAGTTCCTGAATCAGCATGAAACAATTTACTTTGATCGCCACAACGGCGATTAATTTCGTTCCTTGTCCGTTTCAAGGAAAGAAATAAcgctgtattaacacattcTTATAAATCGCTACGGATCTTAACACGCCAGACGCCTTATGAAAGGCGcggaaagaaaacaaaattgctgtaacacaaatatttctcaagtttatcatttctgtttgttagcgacGGCCGTAGATTCTTATTCGTAACTCTTACTTGtaaattcatgttaataaagtctatattgcttttcatgcgtcctgatttgtattaatggaaGGGATTGTTGTCGGGAGTTTAAGAGAGTCCCTgagtcagcataaaacaatttcctttgatcgtCCACAACGCGGTTAATTTCGATTTCGAGTCCTTATCACCGCCCCTTAACGGATAACATATCGTAAAGTTATTAAAAGTCGCGTGCCGTTAATTGCCTCTACGGGCGATAGTAAATCGACACTGTTGCTGTTATGTAaaagaaacaaaattcaaatttaaaactggACTGAACGATAAATGACAAGACTATTTAATAGCGCAAACTCGCAAGCGAAAGCGATCAAGTGTGtgacaaccaatcacagactgtacaagcgGCATGTGCCGAACAAGCGATCAGCTGTTTGATAAGACAATCAAACCTGCACAAGCGAGCGAAAacaaaccaatcacagactgtacaagcgTTCCGCGTtaaacaaccaatcacagactgtacaagctATCAGCTGTATGATAAGACAATCCACCTTCACAAGCTATCGTGTGTGTGCGTGCACGTTTGTTATCGTGAGAACTTGGTATGGTTTGAAGCTTTTggaattaccggcaagtcagcataatatcatctcgttgcgtgatcaaattCAGATGCATGAATGAGCTGATTTTTTGGTGCAATCTGAGGTATGCGCAGATagtcccttagtttggcaacttttttttttgagtttcaaaGTCGGCCTATTTGAGATCATATACGGTAAGTTTTAAGCAGATAGGATTTATTCTAGGAGAGTTTCATTCAGAAAACCGCAGGTTCTTTTTTGGTTGTTTTTTTCTGTGTATATTGCAACTTTAAATTTTGTGGGATATATTATGTATAAGAGAATTAGTgtggtttttactgttttgagTTGGTTTATGAATAACTATTCCTAATATGAACACTAAGCTATTATGTTGACTTTCGTCCCTCAGGATAAACATGAGAATCTTATCCTAACTAAAAGCAATGTATGGActcaaataaatatgattttcagcgttttactCGCTACCCTATGTCATGCCTATGTTTTCCACGTCTACCATTGACAAACTATGTGAAACATAGTAACTTAGCAGTCGGCTCATTGTGCTAAACAGAAGGAACATGCTTGCCACGGCACTTCATGCTATGCTATGGTTCCTATTGTGTGAGGAGATGATGATGTTGGAAGAATTGTTGGACTCCTCACTGCCGTAGATTGGGTCATGTAATCGTCGGTCAGTTGCGACTTTTTCGTCATGATgtcataaatctgaaacaacCTGTTAACTATtccaaatttgttttattccaGATCCAGATACATAGCCAATTCAATATTGGTTTCAGATTTGTAGAATTGTGAACACAATAAATATTTCCATACTTCACTTGTCAAATTACATGGTCTGCCTTAGGATTAATCCATCTTATCAACTTTCTTCTCCTGGAATATGCatgaaaatcttatcctatctGTATTTCAGACCTTCTGGGAGAGTCACAACCCAACTCAAGGTGACAGGCAAGGTAATGACAGAGGGTCTCAATACCGATCAGGCATCTACTATTATGATGAAACACAGAGACAAGAAGCTGAAGAGTCAAGAAAGGCTTATCAAGCGGTAAGTAAAGGGGCCCTACTCTTTTCGATCTCGCACTCTTGCTTTTGTGTGTTTAGACTAGTTTATATTGTGTGCATAAATTTGTATTATcataacagtggttctcaaacttttcaaactgCGCactctttttagaatttgataAATCCCGCGCTCCCACCTTGAAAATAACtatctaacaataagctacaaataacagatagtaaggcgaaagtatgtttttttatagaacatattgaaaatatatggatggaacataaatatcaatataaagaaatgtaaatatccaaaaaaaagCGGGGAAGATCAcgtctaaaatatttttatttttaattagtttcctTTCcgttcaaaaaattgtctacgggCCCACTGTTAGAAAACCACTATACTATAATACAAATAACTAACAATATTAGTGAAACTGCACCAAAATACAGGATAAATATTTCCCTCCCAAAAACAGCAATATACCTCCCTGAAAATTTCTTCCCTTTGGatttgaaattgaagtaaaaattTTAGAGAATAGAACTCCGGCCACTGGTCGACTGAAAACTGACCTCAGATCTTGGCTCTGAGAAACCTAATTTTGACCACTAGAAGTTTGTCATTTGTTTAATTCAGGGGTATTCAACCTTTAATACACAAGGGCCAGACACAAATAACTGTATGAAACCGTGAGTGGCACCTTCACTAAACATAGGcttctagtagttgcagacacaaaaatTGTAGCTATTGATCTTTGACATTTTATGAGAGTCGGATTcccttttaaaatataaaaaaagcatttttctgtgcCATTCATAGCATTTTTCCGTAGTTTGAAACACATTAGACCAGGGggcggcaacctacggcccgtggAGCACTACAATCCGGCCCGCGAAGCTTCACTAAATTATTGTAACAAAACAttcgttttgacgaatatattctttagactaaattatattataacctaacaattatataatttataattactcatttaatgagcatataattgagcaaatggcaacaaaacgctgaaaagttgatgctaagtgcaaagggttcaatggccgccaaaatatttaaatggaattttatgagatgcaatgaggaaataaatctatactcTATTCGAGAGAAAaccgttcggtttttcaactttctaaaaatatgtgcggcccgccaatgacttgcaaccctaattttggcccgcgagcgacaaaaggttgccgacccctgcattTGACCCTCAAAACTCTTGATTTCTGGCCTTCTGTCGAACTAGCTGTAACAGCCTAAATTAGCAATTAAaagtccccccccccccattaaAAATTGCCAGCTACTCCCCTGCTCTTGACTCCAGACCTGTGATAAATGGATATACCTCCCTTATCTTTTATACTATCTTTATATTCAGGAGCTCGATAAGACAAGATATGGAAAGATAACAACAGAGATCAAACCAGCGGCGGAATTTTATTACGCAGAGGAATATCACCAACAATATCTTCATAAAAATCCAGGGGGTTACTGCGGACTTGGGGGCACTGGGGTTTCATGCCCGATTGGGCTCAAGAAGAAAAATGGCCCTCATTCAGAACTGTAAACTGATGAAGAAATAGTTCAAAAGGCACTTTGTATATACTTGTTTTTAATACCGATACGCGGAAACAATGGTGcacccatagtgtgtgtaccaggttagggttatgccatgattttattccgattttcctcattttagttctattacaagttaagggaatgtttgtgttagccacgtgaatatcccccctgcctataggtttcggTTCCTTTACACGATTTGAtgtgaaataggcgaacaaaattagttacctccatattggtacacataattGTGGGGCAGttatactattctaaaatacttGAATCTAACACAGAACactgattttaaatatatttttattatctacAGTTATTCCAGTGTTCTGTAACCATCACTGAAAACACTAAACTCAAATTCATAGCACTGTCTTAACCAAATTTCTCGCTATAATTTTTATAGGCTCTTGGTACTGGCACTTTAGTGATTGCCCCTAGCTGTTTCCTAGTCAAATTGACACAACTCTCATGCCAATTCGTATTTACttagcaggggtgtgcaatcacgcaaagaaaaattgtgcgaccCGTAGAATAAGTTTTTAATTGAGTTTAATCTGGTGTGTGTGAGTGATTATTGCAAAGcttatacctgagtccaatttattatctatgcctatgacgttacaatgccctaacagctgtcttgtgcaaacaacgcatgtcacaagatcaatgACCAAATAtttgcctgcaactactagaaagcctatgttaaataaaggtgcagcccgcggtttcacacagttatttctatctggccctcctgtttCGAAGGTTCCCATTACGTAGTGTAATTCTGTTTCTTCGGGCACTTTAGTAATTACCCCTAGATATTTTCCTGATCAAATTGACATAAATTGCATTGATAAGTCTCACTTCAGTTCCTATTTACTAAGCATAGTTTTGCACTTTGGTTCTTTATAGTTCCAGTACTCCTTGGCACTTATCAGtcataactttgctcatagatgagttTCTTTTTCTTTCAGCTCTTTattgatactcccgtagtatgtgtaccgggttagttagggttaggtcataatttttattccaattttccttattttagttctatcacgagttcggggactgtctgtgttagccaagtgaatatacccctgcccataggtttcagtcccttcacacaacttatgtaaaataggcaaagaaaattagttacctccatattggtacacatacttctaaaGCGTCCCTTTATTTAgatcagagatgagtctctgtACTCCAAGAGTACATGATGTATTTTTGGGTGCTCCAAGTATTGACTATAACTTGGCTCAGAGagatcttttctttttttttttgagtgggGGCGCACACATCTCTTCAAGGAAATTTCCATTAAAAATGGTTTTATCTGTAACTCCTCTGATTTTCAAACATACTGTAAATGGCTAATCTGGGATATGTGGTGTTAGAATTGTTTCATGTtttcttaattttattccaCAGGTATTGCtataattgtattttatctTTTTGATTGTCTAACAGGCTTTTTTTAATAACCTGATATTGCCCCACCACTATGTTTataatttttacttttactaTGGTTATCTTAG is from Styela clava chromosome 9, kaStyClav1.hap1.2, whole genome shotgun sequence and encodes:
- the LOC120338991 gene encoding peptide methionine sulfoxide reductase MsrA 1-like isoform X2 encodes the protein MVQLTRALLFINLLRRSSFCVMGENLSTGQGITTTSDADMHAVNGNPLKAPFPDNTRMAMFGMGCFWGAERKFWQLEGVYSTQVGYSAGHTKNPTYREVCSSMTGHNEVVRVVYEPEKISYGGLLKTFWESHNPTQGDRQGNDRGSQYRSGIYYYDETQRQEAEESRKAYQAELDKTRYGKITTEIKPAAEFYYAEEYHQQYLHKNPGGYCGLGGTGVSCPIGLKKKNGPHSEL
- the LOC120338991 gene encoding peptide methionine sulfoxide reductase MsrA 1-like isoform X1 gives rise to the protein MNDITKSFRTKTLRKMVQLTRALLFINLLRRSSFCVMGENLSTGQGITTTSDADMHAVNGNPLKAPFPDNTRMAMFGMGCFWGAERKFWQLEGVYSTQVGYSAGHTKNPTYREVCSSMTGHNEVVRVVYEPEKISYGGLLKTFWESHNPTQGDRQGNDRGSQYRSGIYYYDETQRQEAEESRKAYQAELDKTRYGKITTEIKPAAEFYYAEEYHQQYLHKNPGGYCGLGGTGVSCPIGLKKKNGPHSEL